The Artemia franciscana chromosome 21, ASM3288406v1, whole genome shotgun sequence genome includes the window TTAGTAGTATTTTGTAGCTGTATTTGTGATATACTCCAtgtgctttattttgtagattagataatgaaatatttttacgGGTTTAGTCACTGAGTAACATTTAGTCACAAACCATTCATGGTTTGTATTAAGTAGTTATCCATTTGGTCGTCACTCGACCAACTTCGTTAAAAAAGGTTAATGAAGACAAATTTCAAGGTTTGAACAGACAGAGTTTTCCTTCTAGCGATTTAAGCGCGTgtcctttcaaaaatattttcacaaaaaaaaaaaaaaattcacaaaatttattttaattcgttttaacAAGCCATCGAAAATATGTTGGGTGAGATTGGGTTGGtcaaaatttttcacaaaatttcttttaattcgtttCAACAAGCCATCGAAAATATGTTGGGTGAGATTGGGTTGgtcaaaatttttcataaacATTTTTCACGAAATGTCTTTTATTCCGTTTTAACAAGCCATCAAAAATATGTTGGGTGAGATTGGGTtggtcaaaatttttcaaaattttttttcacaaattctcttttaattcgttttaacAAGCCATCGAAGTTATGTTGGGTGAGATTGGGTTGGtcaaaatttttcacaaaatttcttttaattccttttaacaAGCCATCGGAAATATGTTGGGTGAGATTGGGTTGCtcaaaatttttcacaaaactttttcacaaaatttcttttaattcgttttaacAAGCCATCGAAAATATGCTCGGTGAGATTGGGTTGGtcaaaatttttcacaaaatttcttttatttcgttTTAACAAGCCATCGAAAATATTCTGGGTAAGATTGGGTTGGtcaaaatttttcacaaaaatttttcacaaaatttcttttatttcgttTTGACAAGCCATCGAAAATATGTTGGGTGAGATTGGGTTGGTCTATACCtataaagaaaatagttttaaaaatacaacattaaaaatagcCATCATTCATCTTTTTTCAAGTCCTATaggcattttggaattgttTGTATCAGTCGGAGATTTTTCAAATAGTCATTCTTCAGAGTCTGTAGCTTCCACGCAGACAAATGGATCTAACCAAGTGGTTTTCCCAATCACAACCAAGAAACACAGAAATGGGCGCGGAAGAaattattgctattattatgattattgaCAATTActaacaacttaaaaaaagattgcCAAAACTAAATCAACTGTActcaaaatataagaaactaTGGAAATTTTTCAATGGTGTGGATTTACTTCTGGGAAAGGGGCATAGTTTCGAAGGCCATCGCAAAAAAAAGTGTCTACCATAATATGCTGTAACAACCTCTTGTATACCCATGAATTTGTATATTCTGTGCATTACAAATAGTTTTGtattgatacaaatagttattACTACTAATGAGACCTTTATTATTACGTGCAATTTTTAATcgacttgtaatttttttgctatCGTAACACTAACAATAAACTTCATCACgcgtaaaaatattgaaaaaattaagctcCCAATTAggtttaattaaacaaaaaagaagctagACTAGTGTTCTATGTTTCCGTGTTCAGAAGCGCGCCTTTATtccactattttatttttgtgatgCAATTACGGGAGGCAATCACCTTATTTCTAGAGGCCACTCTCCAAAGAAAGGGAAGCCATAGAAAGGGAGGTCTTTTCATAGCATGAAACCATAAAACCCGCTTTCGTTTTTACCCGCTGTTGTGTTTAAGCGTTGTCACACTCTGAACTGTTAAAACAACCGCAAAACCTGATTGGGTCTTTTGTAAGAAACTTTAATTCTGTGAAGTTTTCAAATTGCTAAATTCCTTTCAAGCTCACTGTCTACAGTCAAAATGATGAGGACACAAAATGTCAAAGCCATATTGACGATTCCCACACGAAATGTCAAAGCCATATTGACGATTCCCACACGAAATGTCAAAGCCATATTGACGATTCCCACACGAAGTTTCAATGTTTGCAATAGAATACTGCGAATTTAGTCTTCCACAGTTTGTCTGTCTATATAACAATGGCATAGACATGGACATGACTTCACAGCTCAGATCCCGGTGCCCTCAGCCTCTTAAAACATAATTACAAGCCTTTTACAAAGTTTTCTCCCTCCTCCCCCGTAGAAAAGAAGGAGCTAAGTGCTAAAGGCAtacaggcaaattttcttacttTAGGTATGGATAATCCCGTTTTCAAAGACAGtgcttctttttcatttcttgatGGATAGGGATCATGTATATTTTCATAAAACCAGTTTtctaaaatctgaaaaataaacaaaatatcattaatagttgaaaaaaggtgcaaaatataaaataataaaaagtgcagaatataaaattaatatacatttgatattttattatacttacaatattatattatagtaaTAGTATCaaattatgtatattatatttaataagttttttattatatttaataatgatattcattatacttaatcttatatatttcatttattataattaaaaacattaattagaGTGTGTCGCTTGATAGAGTAACTAGAGCACATAACTTAAAATTACGCTGGCACGTATGCAGGGGGGGGACCTTCGGGCCCGggcgcacccccccccccgaaattttgtgaaatgtttaatttccccatggtttcatgggatttctggcaaaagtaggacatttactaagaatctagatacatgtgtgaagcctttttggggggattttgcagcatgcaattatccgatcaagtcactgcccaattattaacccatttcctgtctaactttttaccctctttgaaataattagcaattgtactgttattttttttgtaaagagagtttgctttccacagcaaaacataattatccttgatattagggcgtttatccccccttttcaggataaattaCAGCTTTTAAATGATCCATTTTGGAAacaatcatttttcattaaaatctacgtttttgcaatagaagaactacccctcacagcacccatattgcactgttatccctaaaatttccctttcagtgggatataataaattaatcactggttctaaatcgctatgaacataaccagagcctaaaacatacttttgaggcttcagtcttcttccccccatccgctacgatactacagattaaagttaatctgtattttccgatatatgtgctttttgcattactaaataaaaaaagtgctactttatatctgctgtttcgaaggttttagacccccctcgaaaaaaattcctgcgtacgtgcctgaaaTTACGTCTCGTATTTTATTTCCGCTGGTTATTTTATCACCCGAAAacgatttgtttttgttttgtttttttattagtgtgCAACAGAGAACACATCCTGACTAATTTCTAATCTTACttcgtctttttttattttaaagcttattttcttacattttcttCCGCATTTGCTTCTTGTCTATTCTATCTAGATACTTGATACTTTTTGCTATACTATCCTGGAACAATGGAAATGTTGGGCCATTTTAACGCCTTTCTCTTGCAAGAACAATATTTTTCCCCTGCAATATGAACTATGTGTGAAGGAATCGGTGTAGTCCCTCTGTTGGCCTCTGATGTTATCTTAAATGGGCTCTTGCAGATTTATTTCTGATGTGTGCTACCACCCGTCATAATCTTTTTTAGCTTACTTGATGAGACAGTCCTATTAATACTTACTTACCAAATGACAAAAACAGGGCACAGCTGTTCTTGACCTTTGCCAAATAATGACCTAATTACCAGAATTTTCTTGACTACTTGCCGTTGATCTAAACTGCAACATTGACATAGGGTCTAGTCGGTCTGATATCCCACTAAATCTTCTACTAGCTACACATAACTTTACCAATAAGAACTGTCACTCTTTCCATATCCATAATACTGGTGCTAATTCTGATTTGGACCATTGTATATGTTTGCCTCTCTTCATTCCTCTAGTTTTCATACTGAttatcacagcttagatacgaatacagttatgaaaactcctatgttGCCCATGAGAAACTTTTGGGACAGAGCTCTAAACTTGGCGCCTCCTACAAGCCCGCACTCTGACGcatagatcgtactacaacaccaaaGGCGCGAACACAattattggtatctaagctgtgaattGCTCCGACTTTCAGATTCGTGTCTGTAGCcactagcatcgctaccgcgcactgtgtcccaaaaataaatcgagttttcataactgtattggtatctaagctgtgctgaTCATGAAGAGAGAGACTATGATCATCTCCCTCTTGTTTCAAATCTGCCTATTAGGTGTAGAAAAGCGCTTCTTCCAAGCCCAGGAAATGGATTTTCATCGTCAATAGAGTAGCCCAAATTGGTTCAATTTATTGCGCGCACTCAGTAGTGCCGATTTGTGTGCGATTGAACAGCACAAAGACCTTTAAGAAGTGTGATCATGAGCTTATGACCGAGAATGACCAAGCaaagttttgattaaaaatgtaGATTGTTTGTTGAAGACTTCTTAGTGGGCAGATTTTCAGTGTTACGTAGGAATAAATCGACCTAGACGCCATCTTTACAAAAATAGTATTTGAGCGCTTGAAATCCGTTAGATGGCAAATAGTGAAAGTATTCTTAACgcgtcaaaattttaagattttttccaAGTGATATCATTCCAATATTGTCGTGGACTAAACACCATGAAGACATTTTTCTGGTACTAATTGTTCTATACACATTCTTTAAATACGAAGGTTCGTTTTAAGAATGTGAGCCTAAGACGTATTATTCCTGTTGATAAACTTAATATTGTGATGTCGCTTTGTCGTTAAAGCCGAAGCCTTGCGACGTTGATATTTATATGGCACGCGTTAAATCCAATTTCAGCTGAACTCCTGTCGCTTTTTCGACTACAATTTAAGATTTCTTTCTCGACCCGTGATTCATTTTTATACAGAATTATTATTTCTGTGTTAAAAATTCGAATTCATGTTGTTCATGAAGCCCTATTACCGGAAGCCGGCGTTTCCCCGGACAAACCCCcctgactcttaaaagggtacttgaacttttaatttacaatcaCACGAGCCCTGTCCGAAGTTTCCACAACCACCGATTCCTTATAACGTGCCcatgagaaaaataaatgaacaaataataatacattgaaaCTTTATCGTCTGTTTTCTATAGACTACACAATAGCATTGCCTCTGACTTAAAAAGGTGATTAGAACTTCGATTTCCCTTCTAATTAACATCCAAAATTGCCCAGAGCAAAATATGGTGGGATAGTTTTCCGCGAAAGGGGGGATATATTCAGAGGGGGGGGTCTAGCGCCTTAATGTCGTCGGTACtccaaataaattatttgagtATTTGTTGCTTCCCCGTATAGAGGATAATGCTAATTATAAAGCAAGGCATTTTGGATTTAGGTCCAGTTCAAGTTTTCAACACGCTTAGTATGGTTTGGTACGGCGTATCATGGCAGTTTATTGGAACAATTGGTCTTCAGGTTAGCACCACTACTCTATTTTGCCCCCTTACATAGTACCATTCTACCATAAGAtatataaagtatttttcagagTTCCTCATCCTGAAGCTTGGTATGTTCTTGGTCAACTTGGCGTGAATGTGTCTCTAAGCCTTGCTCTAAAGCTTTGGTATTAAAACGTATTGCCAGAAGTCAGGAAGGGGTGGATTTTTCAGACATATATCAGCTAAAAGTGGAGTTTAATAGACTGGATTGGTCTCTCACCCAGTGATGATTCCGGCCTCTTTTGCATCCGgtacaaaatcttgattagcactGGCCCCAGTGTCCCAAAATTCTACGGATCAGattataacaaactttcatttataacaaaattttcattgtatttatttaaacctAACTTTTCTTACCATATATGGCAAAAATCCCAATTTGCTAtcggattcaatttgcttataacTACTGCCTACTGAGGAATCtactttattttgattaaaaaaagaaaaaaaaatattataaatgttatactatttatttgaaatttcacatccctaaaatttttacttttgtcgACACTTTTTGCACGTTATTTTCaggtttatttgctttttggtGTAATCCGCTTCTCTTTTGTAAATGGGTAAGAAGTACATTATCACTGTTTTTACTATTATTGCTGAAAGCGATCTGACCGAGCGAGGCAAATTTTAGGTATGCACTCAAATttgtacaaaaataatttgaacacCTTAAAAACAGAGCTGGGGTATTCAAATCTCAAAAATATATCACTGAACAAAAAGCTAAAAGAGAGGTTCGGTTAGGAATCAGGTCACAGAAGAGTCGAAGGTCCGATCTAAGCGAGTTCTTAGACTCTCAACTCTGAAAAACAAGTACCAATCTAATTCCTTTactctaaagaaaaaacacaacttTAATCATCTATGGCCTTACTTTAAGCTATGTTAACACtttaaaagcataaaaaaatgaaaaacgctGAACAGGATTTCAGCTTGGGGGAGTTACTCCCCATATGGTACACCAATAACTgtggggattttttttagttggaatttagggaaaaacaatcaaaacagCGATGGATATGAACTTAATTGTATACTAGAAAAAAGTTATCGAATGTTTCAGGACAGGGGGAGAGGCCAAAAGGCTACCCCCATAGCAATTGTATTTCTATCTGAAGTAAGCATGTTTTTTGGTCTAGGGAATTCAAGCAACGGTATTTCTGACCCAAGTTAGCGGTTTATCCGAAATTcactttcaaagaaaatcaagTCCTCCTATGGGATCTGACTATAGGTGCCCACAAGTTTGAATAACAccctaataaataaaaactaatatataaataaaaccaaataatatacataaactaaataaatatataaactaaataaataaataaaaacctaataataaataaataatgataaaaacacCCTGAATAACACCCTGTTAGTTTAACAAAGTGCACAATTTGCATTTTCGTCATTTTTGGTGACAACGTCATCATTTCATCATCATATAATAGACGCTCACTGATCAGAATATTTCCTAGGTTCATGatcaaaacagaaacaaaaaaaaaacaaataaaataccttcTTAGCTTCTGGACCCATTACTTTGTTTGGAAACGGAGTGACTGACGCCAATTTATGACGATATAAGGACGAATTTGCTGTACAACTCCTTTTGAGAAGGTATTCAGCATACATATCTTGGTTATTTGAGCCTGCCTGATTATCTTCAGTTGTGGTTGAAGCATGTTGAAACGAATGAGTAAAAGAATGGCTGTGTTGCTCTAGATCAAAATGGCCACTGAACGCTGAACTAGCTCCAGGATGACGTAATCTGTCAATGAATTTGCTGGAAGAAGATTGATTTTGCTGATATTTTGAAATGTGTGGTTGGCTACTACTGAAAGGGGAATTTGCTGGCGACCTGACAGAAGCCAGGTTCCGCCCTATCAATGTAGCGTATGGTGGATGTGGAGCTaattctttttgcaaaaaagttGACGCAGGCGTAGGGGAAGACGTTCTAGAACTAGTTTCTGGGTTTGCATATTCAGTGAAGTAATTTCCGCTCGGTCCTGCCTCACTTGCGGTGTCCGTACAGGGTTTTTCCGCAAGACTAGATTCACCTTTATAAGGCATTTCAAGATATATTTGACTAGAAGGGTTGCTTTGAGCTTGGTTTGATAATAGTCTCTCATTTACGGTGTTATTAAACGATGAGCTCTGATTATAGCCACAGAAAAATGGAAAGTCACTGGCGGCAGCAGCAGGTTTTCCATGCTCAAAACGACTGCTCGACTGATAGTTATAAAATGGCCTTCTATAATAGGGCTGCTTTGGCATAGCAGTCAAAGTATATCCCTGATAAGATTCAACATTACTGAATGAATCATTTATCCTGCTCAATCCTAatctattttgacaaggaaaatCATGATAAGACGGAACTTGAAGGTTTGTAGCAGCGTCTTCCGATTTCCGAGTCCGTATATGATGAGTATGAGCCAAAATATTTCCAACTTTTTCGGACCAAGTATGATTATTATTCAGAATTGATGTACCAGGATGATCACCCTCATCTTTGGTCGGATTTAAATCACGAAAATAGTTTTTCCAATATGAATATGGATCATAGAAAGTAAGCGGAAAAGGAAGAAAGCTGGGTTGCGAATCTGGTCTACTGGCACCTTCAGAGCTTCTACCTAAGATAGGTTCTTCTTTGGTATAGTCCGAGACTGCAGCATTCATTAGTGTATGGAAATCACTCcaatttttggaattaaaatCGAGGTTTGAGCCTGGAACGTCTTGAATCTGCTGAGGCTGCTCTTCAAGTATGAGCTCTCTCTGATCAACGTTCAAATCACCATTTGCAgctgagtttttttcaactaagcAGAGTGAGCAATTTGAATTGCAGACACCGTTGGAATTATTCAGAACTAAATTGTCAACGTTCCCAAATCCTGTCTGAGGCTCAGAAACATTTTCATGAATATTTGAGCTAGAATTATACCTCGAAAGAGGAAAATATTCCAAAGTATTATCGTCAACTGGAGTGCAATTCGCTCTATTCCTTTCAATATCTGAGGAACTAGTGACATTAATGACTTCGTCTGTACTATCGAACGTATTGTCTTCAGCTTGTATATGTATCACACCTACATCATCATTTGCAGCATCTTGTCCTATGGTCTCCATCTTTAACTTTGATTTGGAGCTTCCTATAATTAAgaacattaatttatttatttatttaatattaattaaaaaaattaacatacacATTCCTCCAAATGTCACAGTATGCTATAGACGGGGGATAATCAaacaaatctacaaaaatataataaccattaatattaaCGTCAGaagaggtttaaaaaaaaaacttaaatacaaCATCATGCACCCTGCTACCACTAACTTAGCACTGAACTCTTTCCTTAacacaaataaatcaaaataaagatcttaaaaggaataaaactctCAAAGTCTCTAGGGACAGAGTGGGGAATTGAAATCTAtggtattttttatgttttttgttttttttctctgttgttgtttcgttttatttttttcgttgttttaatcaaaaaaaaatttctctctctctctctataaaaaaaaaaaaaaaaaaaaaaacagatatctGGCATGACGTGGCAAGTTTTCAATACATTGATAAACCCTTTTTAattccctttctttttttttcgctgtcTTTTTTTGATGCAACGCCAAATTTGTCTATCAATTTTAAGCATGGGTCAGGATTTCCCGAAATTTTAACACTTTTTAACTAAATTGTTACTTAAAAGTGtttagttaaatattttataagaaCTCTTTGTTTCTGAAACTTTTCCCTCACCCCAATGTTAAGTCTCCCTCCACTTTCCATTGCTTACTACTAGGAATTAGGAGAGAAACGTCATATGACCGAGAGCTCCGCAGCTGGCAATGCTGATCTGATGTCAATAAAATGAAGTGCCACACGACACATCATGTGGCACGACACAAGTTGCGCCACTCGACACATCCGGATTCTATGTATTGCCCCGCTAAGTGTTTACTAGCGGGTGAAAATGTGTTAATATGATAAttgcagcatttttttttcagagaaaacaATGGTGTCTAAAGGTTACATTCATTCGTCAGATTTATTTTGCTATGTTTGCggttatctaaaaaaaaaagccaatagGAAAACATTTATACCATTTGTGAGGAGATCACAAGGTCTATACTTTAATTCAAAGGCTGGCAGTGGTAAGTCGTGGGCATCACAGTTCATTTGTGCACACATATGTACGCAACTTACGGGGTTGGATAAAAAAAGCGAACAAGAAGAACCATCTGGCATCCTGAGGGCATATGGTATAGCGTCAGTAAAACAACCACAGCGCGGATCGTTGTTTCTGTTTTATAAATGCCACTGAATTTTCATACAAAACTCGTGCATCTGTGAAGTATCTTGTTATTCCCTGACTTCCACAGCCAATTCGATATGATCCCATCAACTGTCCAACACCAAAGTCACTAACACAGTACTGAAGCGCTGAAGGAACGCAAGAAGATATCCATCTTCTGGCAACAACTCAGACTCTGACTAACCTCCTGGTGaagatatttcaaaaatgtCTGAAAGAATTTCATTAGCTATCACCAGGTAAAAGAATCTTACAATTTCGACAAAGACACAAAGAAGTCGTTTAGTTATTTGCAATGAGCGACATTGTGAACTACTGCATGGCAAGTCAAGGCTTTATGTCAGACCTTGGTGTAGAATATAACGGTGAAGCATGGCAATTCTTGGAAGATTCCTCCAAGGCAAGTTCAGAGGCTTTGTTATTGCAATATGGGAACATGTATACATCAGTACCGGTTGAGAATTCAGTTCATCTAAGAGACGTACGAAAGTATCTCACTACTTGTTGAAGAGATTACTATCGCCATTCCCACTGGAATATTTTTGGTGATCTAAAAGTAATCACTATTCTGTTGGAATGCAACCAGGGTACACCAAGTATTGCTGCTTTGTCGGCGAGTGCTACAACAGAGATGGAAAACACCATTATATAAAGAAGGATTGGCCATTCAGAGATGAAATTCAGTCAAGTAGTAAAAGTTATTATATCTCCACTCTGCATAAAACTGTGAATCATGAAAAATTCATGAACGCACTAAACGAATAGCTCAGATGCAATTTTGCACCCATCCAACAAGTTTACAAAGTTGAGCTGAGGAAAAATGAAAGAAGGTGTGTTCATATGTCCAGAAATAGGGAAGATCATTAGAGAAAGTCAGTTTAAAGACTTTCTTAGCAGCACTAGAAAAGCTGCATGGTTGGCATTCATCTCCATTGCAGCCAATTTCCATGGTAATAATAAATTTCCTGCCTATGTAAAAACTGTGCGGAAATGCGTTAGTACTTTGGGCTTGATGGGTTGCAACATGTCCCTCAAGATTTCTCTCCCTGACCTCTTTCCCGAGAACCTACGTGTCAGTGATGAATATCGCGAACGTTTTCATCAGGGCATCTCGGAGGAGCCATGCTCTCAGGGTCGATAGAGTGCAGCAATGTCGGTTGACTATTGTCGGATGCTTCAGCGCAACATGCCGAATGCTCAGCACAAACACAAGTTTATAGTCAACAACTTCAAATCAAACTAATTTTGGATTACAGAGCTTCATTTTATATATGATCATCATTACGAATACATTCAttttatatcattatatattcattttatattaattataaatcatcattttatatattcattttaaattacGGAACTtcattatatatctatatatataaaaataagttgtctgtggatgtgtctgtcaggtgacgtcatgtttgtgtgttgactgacgtcatgaagttagttgtcgtcatttttgttatgacggtgacgtcattaaagacaTTTAAGACAtccgttcacgtagaaatctatcaatgtttaactttaaaatggctgatgaacttacaatggcaacagccgaggaagatgctcaaagagtctatgccaaaaaacttgctgctgatagagaaagtcagaaaagaaagcgtgccgaggaatcaaaagaacagcaaggaaacaggcttgaggctgatagagaaagaaagaacagaaagcgtgccattctcaggcgagaatcatagaatagccgcaacattgctgcctggtggaagaactgctcattccgctttgaaattgcctctgaatttgcattctacagaaactcccacgtgcaatatttccaaatcatctgcgatgggtaaagtattgcagcaatgcaaacttattatttgggatgagtgcacaatggcacacaaaaaatcgctcgaggctctggatcaatgcttgaaagatttgcgagggaagtcgaaaccctttggcagcacattaatattgcttgcgggagatttcaggtaaacattacctataatacctagatcaactcctgcagacgaaatgaatgcttgcctgaaaaattctaatttatgggcacacgtaaaaacattaaaattaactacaaatatgcgtgtccgattgcaaaaagatgattctggtcaaacattttcagatcaattgctggcaattggaaatggaaagctcccagtagactcaatttcaggacgtatacaactacctgctgatttctgtaatttagtgacgtccaaaaatgaattgattgaaaaagtatttccgaatattctaaaaaattataaaaataataaatggctaagtgaaagagcgattctcacacccaaaaatatagacgtccgcgaaatcaacaatattgttttgaccaagattcgagaccagacagtcctttacaagtcagtcgacacagttttggaaccaaatgaagcggttaattatccatctgaatttttaaattccgtggatctttcagggtttccaccacacgtgctacaactaaaaataggcgtaccaataatacttttaagaaatatcaacccaccaaagctttgcaatggcacgcgacttgccgtgaaaaaaaacaaaagaaaacctaatagaggccacaatcttgacagggccttttgagggtgaggctgttcttattcctatatatatatattatatatatgtaaatgctattttatatataaattttacctTAAACAAGATTATGCAATGTACGTACTCTATTCGGCAATATATGCTGTACTGTAACTTGTCTGCGAGTTTGCCTTGTTACAATGTTGCATATACAAATGGTTAAAATTACACAGGTAAAAACGGTGTGATAGAAATCAACGTTTTCCATATTTTAATCaactttaactttttctttattcatcttaaaaaatacaaaaacaatattatgtcccaacagagagcagagctcgtaaggctgggacagtgcgTCACAGACAGTGCGTAATTAGCATGTCTCAATCGTGTTAACACCACAGCTCAGATatcaatatacagttatgaaaactcg containing:
- the LOC136041039 gene encoding uncharacterized protein LOC136041039 is translated as METIGQDAANDDVGVIHIQAEDNTFDSTDEVINVTSSSDIERNRANCTPVDDNTLEYFPLSRYNSSSNIHENVSEPQTGFGNVDNLVLNNSNGVCNSNCSLCLVEKNSAANGDLNVDQRELILEEQPQQIQDVPGSNLDFNSKNWSDFHTLMNAAVSDYTKEEPILGRSSEGASRPDSQPSFLPFPLTFYDPYSYWKNYFRDLNPTKDEGDHPGTSILNNNHTWSEKVGNILAHTHHIRTRKSEDAATNLQVPSYHDFPCQNRLGLSRINDSFSNVESYQGYTLTAMPKQPYYRRPFYNYQSSSRFEHGKPAAAASDFPFFCGYNQSSSFNNTVNERLLSNQAQSNPSSQIYLEMPYKGESSLAEKPCTDTASEAGPSGNYFTEYANPETSSRTSSPTPASTFLQKELAPHPPYATLIGRNLASVRSPANSPFSSSQPHISKYQQNQSSSSKFIDRLRHPGASSAFSGHFDLEQHSHSFTHSFQHASTTTEDNQAGSNNQDMYAEYLLKRSCTANSSLYRHKLASVTPFPNKVMGPEAKKILENWFYENIHDPYPSRNEKEALSLKTGLSIPKISSWFCSTRKKVIDRDPTAFVMKHKGRRHITHGYLPRQNYAENMHNCAENMHNYAENMHNHAENMHNHASYPPPPILHSHVVDLPSRLAMAFAASSQSSASLYPNMVIQDHSDEDHPLTISDTPEPQ